atgaccacTCGACCCCgagtcaatagccatcatctgtcgcctcacttggactctcataaacaacctttcgcttagacctcacgcagtctctccctatcataaatcgttcaaaggcaaaatagcacaggctaattgccctcgacgaccctccaaaatacgttgatGCTAACAGACGGATTCAGGTCGGATGGATTTCCAGCTGTAGGTGCAGCGTGTGTCATTCCCGAGGacaattttattgatatattgactATTCCTAAGCAGACCTCAGTGTTCACAGCTGAATGTATTACCTTGGAAATGGCCTTATCTTATATCTATAGACATCAACAGGGATCTTACGTTGTTTGTACACACTCGCTCAGTCTCGTTCAAGCCTTGAAAAGGCCAGGAGTTAAACCGTATACAAACACTCATTTAGTCAATATTAAAAACACGCTCAGATTACTTAAGGAGGAATCACTAGATGTAGGGGTTACTTTTAGGTGGATTCCTTCACATAAGGGTATTCCAGGTAATGAGCTGGCAGACAGGGAGGCTAAGGCTGCAGCATAATTCGAAGTTATGGATATTTTTAGTGTCCCTTGCACTGACATTTTCCCTctgttaaaacaaaaaattgtgGAAAAAAATCAAAATGAGTTGGTAGGTCAAGTCAGACAGAAAGGAGCCGTACATTTTAACAACTACTACTCTGTGAATAATTCTAAGCCTTGGTTCCATAATAAAAAACTCTCAAGACACTTAACGGTTTGGATAAATAGAGCAAGATCAaatcattttaatttgaaaatatcgttGAGGAAAATCAGTGCTGTGCAGGACACTAAGTGTCAATGTGGTCATCGTATTGAGGATATTGACCATGTCAATGGATGTGCAGTGGAAGTGCACCTTGTTTCAGCGACACAGAAAAGAGATGTTGAAAAGATTAAAGTTCTGTAAGCTCTCTTTACCATAcaagataaaaaatttcttaattaaaccAAACATTACAGTTTTGAAAATTACAGATGgttttcttattaaaaataatgtaagactgtgattgtacagttAGTGTGTAACGTAGCCGTTTCCTCCACCCGCGTTGCTAGGCAACGCGGTGGCGTATGCAGCTtacggagcgcggctgacggttCGTGACGTATACGTCACACCCCCCTCCTCCTCCGGGGAGACCAAGGTAAAGGACCTTGGTCGTCGCATTCCTTACATCTaaacatatacaatatatacaatCGTTATAGTTTTTGTACCTCGGGCGCGGTCCTTATGTCGCGTATTTCGCCGGTGACCGAGTTCATCAGGATTGTCCACCGGCGTCCCTTGGAAATCTTGCGATGCCTCCGAATTCCCAGGGGCAGCCGATGGACGGTTCCGTCGAGTAGAGTGACCTCCACTCTTCTTACTCGCCCGGGGGCCTCCGGTGCCATGAGGCACGGCATGGCCATCGGCGGTGGCGGTGGTGCAGTTGGTTGAGGGACCGTTGATGTGGACGGTTCCTCGGTGGCCGGTGATTTCGGCGGTCTGTCTCCCGGGGCTATTGGGGCCGGAGtctttttcgaaatattctCCGGCCGGCGGTTTTGCCCGTGGTGTCGGGATCTTTTTGGGGGCGGTCTTCTTCCGTCTTGTAGGCTCCATGGTTTGATTGATACTGAGCCGTCGTAGGTCCTTTCGCACTATCTGGCGCTCCCTTTGTGACAGGGAGTGGGAACCCTGCCGGAACTTCTCGTGGACGCGCATTCACGCGATTTCGGCGCGCATTTCGTGCCTTAATTGGGAGAGATCCGATACCTCCTTCTTGCCGGTGTTGTCCATGACTGCTATGCTTGCTTGGCTGCGGGATGTCTGGCACTTGGTGTCTTGCTGTCGACTGACTTTCGTCGGGAGTTCATCGGCCTTTATACCCTTACCTGGGCCTTGGGGGGGACTCCCCACCCCTTCCACAAGTTTAAGGTCTCGTACGTGAATATGTGCCACCTTCTTCCCCTTCAGGTCCCGGAGGTCGTAGATTACCGGTGAGACTTTCCGTACAACTTCGAAGGGTCCTTCGTACTTTTCGACGAGTTTGGCGTTGCGCGCCTCCGCCTTGTTCGAGAGTACGTGCGTACGCTTCCAGACTTGTTCGCCGATTTGCGGTTGCCAATCGCGGCGTCGGAGGTTATAGTACTTCTGTTGCCTCTGGAACTCTTGTGCGAGCCGAATTCTCGCCAGTTCGTATGTTTCCTTTAACTGGACGAGTCGTCGTTCCCACGTTCCTGCGACGGGCCGGCGGTTCTCATGTTGGAGGGTGCCTGGTGGAGTCAACTCTCGCCCGGTGTTCAGGAATGCTGGTGTATGTCCTGTGGCTTCGTGGCGAGCGGTGTTGTAGGCGAAAGCGAGTTCTGGTAGTCGCTGGTCCCAGTTTCGCTGTGTCCGGCCGACGAACTGACCAATCATTGTTTTTATAACTCGATTGGCCCGTTCTACTGGATTACATTGTGGTGCGTACGGTGGAGTGCGACGGTGCTGGATTGTGCTTTCCTTAAGTGCGCGAGTAAATTCACTGCTAATGAATTGTCAGCCGTTGTCCGTGAGAATTACTTGTGGGCACCCGTGTCACAAGATAACCAGTTCATTAAGGGCCTTCACAATGGCGCTTGCGGTGGCTTTCTTCAGTGGACGAAGCTCGATCCACTTCGTAAACCGATCTTGGAAAACCAGCAGCGTTGTGTTCCCATTGGTCGACCGTGGAAGTGGCCCTACGAGGTCGGCGGAGACCATCTCCCACGGTTGCTGGACATTGGTCGACTGCATTGCTCCTGGGAGAGTCTGCTGTTGCGCCTTGAACTTCTGACAGCTGCGACATTCCCTGACATATTTTGTGGCTTCTCGCAGCATTCCTGGCCAGTAATAGACTCGTGCTAGTCGAGCTAAGGTCTTGGCGATCCCTAGGTGTCCTGCCGTAGGGTCATCGTGCGCCTCTTGAAGTACCCGAGCTCGATCTTCTTTGGCTACACACAGCTTCCATTGCTCGTTGGAATCTTGTTCGTTGAAGTCCAGTGTGTGTAGAATGTGGCGGTACAGGCGTCCGTTCTCGATCCGGTAATCAGGGTATTGCTCGGAATGTTGCGCTACCCCTTGGAGATGATTATTGTACCAGGAGCATTTGAACGGTCCACTCATCTCGCATGTGGTGCGTGGTTGTCGTGAGAGTGCGTCTGCCACGGCGTTGTCCGGTCCTTTTCGGTAGcgaatttcaaagtcccaatgTCCGAGTTCCAGGGCCCATCAAGCGAGTCTGCCAGAAGGGTATGGCCTGGATGTTCTGTGGCCACATCTCGGCGATTTCGGCATGGAATTCTTCGTAGTCTCTTGTCCGGTCCACTTCTTCCTTGTATCCTGGTTCGTCGGCTGGCTTGTCGGGGAATTCTGCCGGATGACTACGCACATAGTCTGCCAGCCTCTGTCGTAGCTGTACCCATGTGCCGTCCGTGAGGAGTTGGAGTCTCTCCAACTCTCGGAGAACCTCCAGTTTTCGTAGTCGGTACACCCATGCTATGCCAGCCATCCTCTTCCTTGGTTCTGGTAACGGTGCTTCCTTGCGATGTGTCTTCTTCGGCTGTCGCTGGGTAAAAGCCTCTCTCCTGGCGTGGAGTCCTGCTCTTATATCCTCCAAACTGGCGTCGCCAGTTGGCGCTGCCTCCGCGGAATGTCTGGGTCGGGCGGGTGGGGGCCAAGTGAACTTCCTCGTTCTCTCTTGCCCCTGACTGGTGTCGGTTTCTCCTGGTCGGTCTGGTTCGGTTTGGGGTGGCCATAAGGATGACCGCTGGCTGGTATTGTCCGCTTTCATTCCGCCAGGCGGAAGATTGGCAGGTGGAGTCGCTCCTGATTGGTCCGGTACACTGAGTGGCGGGTCTAACGCCTCGCCCTGGAAAGTGCCCTGGTTCCTGGTGTTGGTACGGCCGGTCGGTTTGGAGTTGGCGGGAAGGCCAGACGCTCCTCCGCTCTCCGACCAAACGAGGTGGTGTGTTTGGCCGGTTCGCGGATTCACACCACCACTTGTTGTACTGGATGTGTTCGGCGATCTCGTCGTTCCCTGCGAGTCGCGGAGGTCCCGGAGAACCGAAGTTCCCGATCTTCTCCCCTTGGCACCTCGGGGAGTGTCCGGCGTTTCTCTCCTGGCACGGTGTTCCATTGCCTGGTGATCTTCGGGTTGATTCTGGCTCGGTCTTCGCTCTTCGGGGGTTCGGCTTCTTTTGACCTCTTCCTCGTTCTCGCACGCGTACTTAAACTAAATTCCACCGCCGCTAGTGTCGCGGTCCCCTTCCACAGGTCCCTGTTCGGGCGCCATGTAACGTAGCCGTTTCCTCCACCTGCGTTGCTAGGCAACGCGGTGGCGTACGCGGCTTACGGAGCGTGGCTGACGGTTCGTGACGTATACGTCACAAGAAAAGTTGGGTGCAAGAAAAGTGCAATAAGGACAATTTACAAAGTTTATTTAATATGATAGGTTCACGAACGACTTTATACACTCACGATAGTACGAAGTCGCGCGCGGAGAGAGGGGGGTTTGTCTCGTACAGACGTACATTCGTGGGTCCGCCTTGTTATGACGGCGGTAATACCTATCTATGATGGGTAAGAAACCCGAGGACGCTCGCAAAGGGGGAGGGAGGAGTCTCGCAGAGACGTACATATTTGGGATTCGTGCTGTATTTTGACGGCGGCACTGGCACACATTTCTCAGTGTCGACCGGTAATGGGCATGGCTTAACAATGGGCCTCTTCAACGTAGTGTTCGCTGTCCTGATAGTTACAACGCGTGTTAACCCGTCGTTGCCGgggtgtaattgtgtaattctaCCTAGTTCCCATTTACATGGGGGAAGCAGGGGATTTTTGACAAGGACGAGCTGACCGATTTTTAGCGATGGGAGTTCTTGGCGCCATTTGCTACGTTGTTGTAGGGTGTTTAGATAATCGCTTTGCCAAATTTTCCAGAATCTTTCGGCTTTATGGCGAACTAATTGCCATCGAGACAACCTGTCTTCCTTTAGCTGAAGGAGCAAGGGTTGCGGAGGGGTGGTTACAGGAACTCCGATCAGAAAATGACCGGGAGTAAGATCATCCGGGGCATCGGAGAGGGGAGCTATAGGTCGTGAATTCAAACACGCCGCTATTGAGCATAACAGTGTATAGAATTCTTCGAATGTAAGGGTAGGATCACCGAGAACGCGCTTCAAATGGTGTGTGACGTTCCGGACCCCGGTCTCCCACAAGCCACCGAAATGAGGCGCGGAGGGAGGGataaaattccattttatccCCTCCAACGAAAATGGTTCCATTATCTGAGTAAATGGCTGCTGGGAGGCCGCGACGGGAACAAAACCGTGAGAGCGCGTTTAAAAAGACGGGTGTGGAATAGTTTGCGACTAACTCAAGGTGGATGGCTTTGGTAGCCAGGCATACGAACAAGGCAACGTAACCTTTCATTGAGGTCCGACCTCGACCGGCGGAAAGGCGGATACGGACGGGCGCGGCATAGTCtataccttttttttttttttttttttttttgtttaaggaagacagaaatccagtaacggacacctgggaagatagcccagatagtgtgagactcccgcttccggcgcccctagaagagggacggtttccacggcctactcactaaaactgtctcccgcccccgcaaagcaggggttggcgg
The Megachile rotundata isolate GNS110a chromosome 5, iyMegRotu1, whole genome shotgun sequence DNA segment above includes these coding regions:
- the LOC143264513 gene encoding uncharacterized protein LOC143264513 codes for the protein MLTDGFRSDGFPAVGAACVIPEDNFIDILTIPKQTSVFTAECITLEMALSYIYRHQQGSYVVCTHSLSLVQALKRPGVKPYTNTHLVNIKNTLRLLKEESLDVGVTFRWIPSHKGIPGNELADREAKAAA